A single region of the Eulemur rufifrons isolate Redbay chromosome 8, OSU_ERuf_1, whole genome shotgun sequence genome encodes:
- the JUN gene encoding transcription factor Jun isoform X2 → MTAKMETTFYDDALNASFLQSESGAYGYSNPKILKQSMTLNLADPVGSLKPHLRAKNSDLLTSPDVGLLKLASPELERLIIQSSNGHITTTPTPTQFLCPKNVTDEQEGFAEGFVRALAELHSQNTLGAGMVAPAVASVAGGSGSGGFSASLHSEPPVYANLSNFNPGALSSSGGAPSYGAAGLAFPAQPQQQQQPPQPPHHLPQQMPVQHPRLQALKEEPQTVPEMPGETPPLSPIDMESQERIKAERKRMRNRIAASKCRKRKLERIARLEEKVKTLKAQNSELASTANMLREQVAQLKQKVMNHVNSGCQLMLTQQLQTF, encoded by the exons ATGACTGCAAAGATGGAAACGACCTTCTACGACGATGCCCTCAATGCCTCGTTCCTCCAGTCCGAGAGCGGCGCGTACGGCTACAGTAACCCCAAGATCCTGAAACAGAGCATGACCCTGAATTTGGCCGACCCGGTGGGCAGCCTGAAGCCGCACCTCCGCGCCAAGAACTCGGACCTCCTCACCTCTCCCGACGTGGGGCTGCTGAAGCTGGCGTCGCCCGAGCTGGAGCGCCTGATAATCCAGTCCAGCAATGGGCATATCACCACCACGCCGACCCCCACCCAGTTCCTGTGCCCCAAGAACGTGACGGACGAGCAGGAGGGCTTCGCCGAGGGCTTCGTGCGCGCCCTGGCCGAACTGCACAGCCAGAACACGCT CGgggcgggcatggtggctcccgcGGTGGCCTCGGTGGCGGGCGGCAGCGGTAGCGGCGGCTTCAGCGCCAGCCTGCACAGCGAGCCACCCGTCTACGCCAACCTCAGCAACTTCAACCCGGGCGCGCTGAGCAGCAGCGGCGGGGCGCCCTCCTACGGCGCGGCCGGCCTGGCCTTTCCCGCGcagccccagcagcagcagcagccgccgcAGCCGCCACACCACCTGCCCCAGCAGATGCCTGTGCAGCACCCGCGGCTGCAGGCCCTGAAGGAGGAGCCGCAGACAGTGCCCGAGATGCCCGGCGAGACGCCGCCCCTGTCCCCCATCGACATGGAGTCCCAGGAGCGGATCAAGGCGGAGAGGAAGCGCATGAGGAACCGCATCGCTGCCTCCAAGTGCCGGAAAAGGAAGCTGGAGAGGATCGCCCGGCTGgaggaaaaagtgaaaacctTGAAAGCGCAGAACTCGGAGCTGGCGTCCACGGCCAACATGCTCAGGGAACAGGTGGCACAGCTTAAACAGAAAGTCATGAACCACGTTAACAGTGGATGCCAACTCATGCTAACGCAGCAGTTGCAAACGTTTTGA
- the JUN gene encoding transcription factor Jun isoform X1, translating into MTAKMETTFYDDALNASFLQSESGAYGYSNPKILKQSMTLNLADPVGSLKPHLRAKNSDLLTSPDVGLLKLASPELERLIIQSSNGHITTTPTPTQFLCPKNVTDEQEGFAEGFVRALAELHSQNTLPSVTSAAQPVSGAGMVAPAVASVAGGSGSGGFSASLHSEPPVYANLSNFNPGALSSSGGAPSYGAAGLAFPAQPQQQQQPPQPPHHLPQQMPVQHPRLQALKEEPQTVPEMPGETPPLSPIDMESQERIKAERKRMRNRIAASKCRKRKLERIARLEEKVKTLKAQNSELASTANMLREQVAQLKQKVMNHVNSGCQLMLTQQLQTF; encoded by the coding sequence ATGACTGCAAAGATGGAAACGACCTTCTACGACGATGCCCTCAATGCCTCGTTCCTCCAGTCCGAGAGCGGCGCGTACGGCTACAGTAACCCCAAGATCCTGAAACAGAGCATGACCCTGAATTTGGCCGACCCGGTGGGCAGCCTGAAGCCGCACCTCCGCGCCAAGAACTCGGACCTCCTCACCTCTCCCGACGTGGGGCTGCTGAAGCTGGCGTCGCCCGAGCTGGAGCGCCTGATAATCCAGTCCAGCAATGGGCATATCACCACCACGCCGACCCCCACCCAGTTCCTGTGCCCCAAGAACGTGACGGACGAGCAGGAGGGCTTCGCCGAGGGCTTCGTGCGCGCCCTGGCCGAACTGCACAGCCAGAACACGCTGCCCAGCGTAACGTCCGCGGCGCAGCCGGTCAGCGgggcgggcatggtggctcccgcGGTGGCCTCGGTGGCGGGCGGCAGCGGTAGCGGCGGCTTCAGCGCCAGCCTGCACAGCGAGCCACCCGTCTACGCCAACCTCAGCAACTTCAACCCGGGCGCGCTGAGCAGCAGCGGCGGGGCGCCCTCCTACGGCGCGGCCGGCCTGGCCTTTCCCGCGcagccccagcagcagcagcagccgccgcAGCCGCCACACCACCTGCCCCAGCAGATGCCTGTGCAGCACCCGCGGCTGCAGGCCCTGAAGGAGGAGCCGCAGACAGTGCCCGAGATGCCCGGCGAGACGCCGCCCCTGTCCCCCATCGACATGGAGTCCCAGGAGCGGATCAAGGCGGAGAGGAAGCGCATGAGGAACCGCATCGCTGCCTCCAAGTGCCGGAAAAGGAAGCTGGAGAGGATCGCCCGGCTGgaggaaaaagtgaaaacctTGAAAGCGCAGAACTCGGAGCTGGCGTCCACGGCCAACATGCTCAGGGAACAGGTGGCACAGCTTAAACAGAAAGTCATGAACCACGTTAACAGTGGATGCCAACTCATGCTAACGCAGCAGTTGCAAACGTTTTGA